CTGTACAGACGCGGCACTATCTTCTCGACACCTACTGTTCAGCCTCCTGATCGACAAAATCGGATCGAGTCATGACACTCAGGGGATCTAAGTTTCTCTGAGGGGATAAATCTGGGATAATAAACCTGTGAAGCGTATTCTCATCATTGGATTGGCTGTGGTTGTCCTTTCTGTCCTCGGGTGGCTTTCGGTTTCCAGGATTCCCGACGGTCATGTCGGGGTCAGCGGAGATCGAATTTTCCATCCCGGACTGCACGTTCATGCTCCGTGGACGAATCCCCGTCTCTTTCCCTCCGAACTTCAATCGATCGATCGGGATCTTTCAATACTCTCGAAGGAGGGAGCCCAGACCCGGGTCCACGTTCTTGTGGAATATCGATGGGACATTGACCGGCTGATGGAAATCCCAGTACTCCCCGATAGCGTGGAAAGCGTGATCGTGGCTCTTCCGGACTCTTTGAATCAGGCTCGAACGGCCCCGGAGATTCCCAGTACCGTGCATGCAGCCCTTTCCGGCCGTCTTTCAGCCCTGCCCATTGACGGGCTTCTGATTGAGGTGAGCGGAAGCGAGGAAGTTCCCCCGGGGATACGAAAAGCTGTCCATCCGACGGGAACAAAAATTCTCCTGATCGGACTGGATGGATTGGACTGGGTCCTTCTGGACCGACTGGCCGCAGAAGGAAAACTTCCGACATTTTCGTCGTTCAAGCAGGGAAGCGCCTGGTGTGATCTCCGTTCTTTTGAACCGGTTCTATCTCCTCTAATCTGGACATCCATCGCGTCTTCCCGATATCCGGAAGATCACGGAATTCTCGATTTTGTAACGAAGGACCCGAACACGGGGACTGATGTACCCATTACATCAAGCTTTCGGAAAACGCAGACCTTCTGGACTATCCTCAGCGCCCTTGGGCTGAGAGTAAATGTTGTCGGCTGGTGGGCTACGTTCCCTGCTGAAAAAATCAATGGGATTATGGTGTCAGAACGTCTCTTTTACCAGCTCTTCGGGATGGAGGGCGGCCGGGATGTAGAGGGGAATGTCTATCCCGGGAACCTGGAAGGTCATTACGCTGATATGGTCAGGAAAGCTGAAGACGTGGATTATGATACGGTGCATCGATTTATTGACATATCCAGAGAGGAATTTGACCGGGCATGGGAAGTCGGGTTGAAGTCTGAGGATCGATATTCCAACCGCATCAACCACCTTCGTCATATCCTGGCCACCACCCGGTCCACATTTGAGATTTTTTCCGATGTCCTGAAGCGCGGACCCTGGGATCTTTCCGCGGTGTACCTGGAAGGAACGGATACGATCGGACATCGGTTCGGGCACTATCTGGATCCGAAGCTTTCCTGGACAAAGACGGAAGATCACCTGAAATTCCATCGCGCCATGGAAGAATACTACATCTATGTTGATGAACTCGTCGGCCGTATGCTGAAAGAGTTACCGGACGATACAACGGTAATCATCACGGCGGACCATGGTTTTTACACGGGAAAGGCCAGACCGTCCATACCGCCGGATGATTTTGCCCTGGGGGCCCCCCGCTGGCACCGGATGACGGGGGTCTTTATGATAAAGGGGCCCGGAATTCGTAAGGAGTACTTCACCGATGCCGATATTTACGATATTCTTCCCTCGATCTTCACCCTGCTGGGATTTCCCTGTTCGGATGAGTTCGTGGGAAAACCGATGAGCCAGATCTTTACCGAAAGCATTCCTGCCGCCGCGATGATTCCGACCTATGAAACCCTGCCGGCCCCCTGGAAAGAGCACCAGGGGCCGGTAGTTCCCGACGAGGACCGCATTAAGGAACTTGCCGCCCTGGGTTATCTCTCTCCGGGGCAGAGAATGCAGGGGGGAGAGGGAAGTCCGGAAAAACCGGCCGAGGCTGAAAGTTTTACACAGCTCTATAATCAGGCCGCTGCGGCCCTGGAACGGGGTGATCGTGAAGTGGCCCGCAGTTCGTATAAAAAATCCGTTGAACTGAATCCCGGGTTCGGCCTCGGATACTTTGGACTCGCGAGAATGGAAGCCCAGGATGGGCGTCACCTGGAAGCCTACCACCTGTTGAAGAAGGCCTTTGAAGTGGGCAAGCTGCTGCCGGATGAAGCACTCTACCATCTAGTGGAGGAAGGAGCCCTGACCGGAAACCTGCAGGATTCCTTCGACTTTCTTCTTTCTCTTGAAGCCAAATACGGTAGGGAAGCCGGTCTGTATTCCGCACTGGGCATGGCTCTTCTCAAGGGGCATCGTGAAGAAGATGCCGCCGATTTGTTCCGGCAGGCACTGGCAATTAATCCTACAGAGCCCGTAGCCGTGGAAGAGCTGATTGCCTACCATAAGAGAAGAGGGGAGACGGACCAGGTGCAGCGTCTTCTGGCAACGATCCTGAAACGCAGTGAGGGTTCGCTGGAATCCCTGGAAAAGATCTCGGCTGTGGCTCTGCGCCAGGGGGAGCCGGGTACGGCGGAAATTGCGGCCCGGAAGGTCCTTCAGAGTGATCCCGGAAATGGAGAAGCCCGGGCAAACCTGGCCGCGGCTCTGGCCATGCTGGGGCGCTACGAAGAATCTCTGGAATACTTTGCCCGGGCTCTGCCTGTGCGGCCCCGGGATGCCATGCTCCGTTTTAACTACGGAGCCGCTCTGGCCTCTCTGGGACGAAACCGTGAAGCCATTCAGCAGATCGAGTCGGCGGAGCAAATGGGTTTGAAAAACCCTTCCATCTATAAAGCTCTCGGGATGATTCGATTTCGTCTGGGAGATAAAACAGGGGCGAAAACAGCTCTTCTTCAGTCTCTCGATCTGGATCCAAACCAGCCCGATGTCCGGGAGATGGTAACCGAGCTGAAGTAGGAGTTTCTTACGGGTACTGATCCAGGAGAAGGACGATCAGACGTTCCGGCCCGTGTGCTCCGAGAACAAGCGTCTTTTCGATGTCTGCAGTCCGGGAAGGGCCGCTGATCGCCACGAGATGCTCACGGGCGTGCTGAGCGACATAGAGCACAAGGTCATCGAGTGCATCCACGATCCTCTCCTTCGGCAGGAGAATCACGCTGGTCTCCGGAAGGAGGGAGGCGGTGTCGGTGCCGGGAACCAGGAGAGTCCCCGTGGTTTTTACGCCCAGGCGGGCCAGGGAGAGGCCGGTTCGAGCTTCCTGCGGATGGAGAGCCGGAGGCCGCAGGGTGTGCGTCCACGGCAGGATGGATTTCAATTCCTCCGCGATCAGGTAGGGGGAGGGGAGGGACGAAAGGAAATTTACAATGGATGGTATATCGGCAAAGGAAAACACCTCGGCCTGAACACGTTCGAGTGCTTCACGCATGGTTCCGCTCCCTTTTCCTCCTGCGCCACTTTTCCCGGAACGACTCCGGGGATACCGGAAACGTTCCCCGTTTTCGCGTCCAGGGGCCGAGCAGTCGCCTCCGGATCGTATTAGGTAGCTTACGAAAGATTGACGTTCCCATGCCATAGGCGCGGGGGTTGGCACCCGCACGGAAGAGGGTAAAGAGCGAAGAAGAGAGGAAATCCTTTCTGGATCTCGAACGTAATTCCAGAAGAAGTCGGTGAAGGGGGATGTGTACGGGGCAGATGTCGGTACAGGCACCACATAAGCTGGACATATAGGGTAGCGATCGATGTTCCGGTGAAAGAAGGGGAGTGAGGATGGCCCCCATCGGGCCTGAATAGACGGTTCCATATCCATGTCCTCCCACCAGACGAAAGACCGGGCAGGTGTTGAGACAGGCACCGCATCGGATGCACTTCAGAATCTCCGATCCCACCGGATCTTCCCGAAGTGACATTCGTTTCCCGGCCAGAAGCACGATGTGCCTTCTGGGATCGGGCGGAAGAAAAGACGTATAACAATTCTGAATCTGTGCCGTTGCCGAAGCGGGGAGGAGCTTGAGAAGCGGGGAGAGGTTGGTTGTCCGTTCGATCAGCTTCTCCACACCGGCAATCGAGATCACTACATCGGGAAGAGTGGAGGAAAGACGTATATTCGCCTCGTTTTCCAGGAGGACCACCGTCCCGGATTCAGCAACCAGGAAATTTGCTCCCGTAATTCCAGCCTGTGCCTTCAAAAATTTTTTTCGGAGTACGGTCCGTGCAAAACGGGTCAGAATCTGCGGATCGGTGGTGTCCGGTCCTCCAAGCCTTTCCCGAAAGATCCGGGAAATGTCATGCCGTGAAAGATGGATAGCCGGAGCGGTGATATGAGAAGGGGATTGGTCCAGCAGTTGAATGATGAACTCGCCCAGGTCGGTTTCTACGACCTCGTACCCCCTCATTCCGAGAAAATCCCGTAATCCGGTCTCCTCGGTGAGCATCGATTTTCCTTTTACGATGGGACGGTCCCGATAGGGACGAAGAATTTCCTCCACCACCCGGCAAAGCTCGTCATAGTCCTCTACGATGGTGATGTTTCCCCCTCCTGCTTCGACCGACGCCGTAAAGATCCTGACCAGGTCCGGCAGAAGCGCCACACTCCGGGATCGAATCTCCGATGCCGACTCCCGGAGGGATTCCCAGTCAGGGTAGGAATCCCGGATGAGGGTTTCCCGCTTTCTCAGGGTGATGCCGGTGGCCCGGTCCACCTTGCCTGCCAGGTCAGGATCACAAAGGGCCCTCTCCAGTGCATGTCTGGTTTTATTCATGGACCCAGCACCGATGGAGAAAGTCGATAATATGCTCACACTGAATCGACAGACCCCGTTCTCTGGCTCTGCCCCGAATCTGGATCAGGCAGGATGGATCCGCGGTCAGAAGTGTATCCACGTCTCGATTCTGAAGCAATTCATCGAGCCGGGTATCGGTCATTTTTACGGACAGGTCGGGATATTTCACCGAAAAGGTCCCTCCGAATCCGCAGCATCGAGCCGGGGGGGATGGAAAAAGATCGATCCCGGCCACCCGGGCCAGGAGTCTGCGGGGCGCTTCCTCTACGCCTAGTTCACGGAGCAGATGACAGGGGTCGTGGAAAAGTATTTTTTCCGCTCCCTGAAAGGTAAATTGCTCCAGGGGGGCAAATTCGGAGAAAAATTCGCAAAATTCATAGATGTGATCTCTCAGGCGGTTCCAGCTCTCTCGTTCGCATTGCGTAAGGGAAAGTTCACCGTAGTGAATTTTCACCATGGCGGTGCACGAACCGGAAGGGGAGACGATGGCGTCAACCGCTTCACGTTCGAATATTTCGAGAAAATGGCGAGCGTAGGGCAGACCTTCTTCCCTGAATCCGGTGTTAAAGGCCGGCTGTCCGCAGCAGGTCTGATTTTCCGGGCATACCACCGTAAAACCTGCGTGTTCAAGCAGGTCCGCCATGTGAAGACCGGTATCCGGCATGCTGAGATCGATCAGACATGGAATAAAGAGCGCAATCCGCTTCATGACTTCCTATTGTATCACCGGGTTCAGGCTCCCTTTCAATTGAGGTCACGGTGCCTGTAACCCTTGCAAGAGCGGGATAACTTCAGTACACTAGATGTGTAGTACTCCGGAGGTTGTATGACAGAGCAGGAAAAGACAATTGCATGGTATGTCCTGGCCTATCTCGGGATCTTTGCCCTTATTCCCCTTCTCGTGGAGGAAAAGGATGAGGATGTGCAGTGGCATGCCAAGCACGGTCTTGTCCTCTTCGGGGCCGAACTTGTTGCGTTAATCGCTCTGCTGATCTTTACGACGCTTCTGAATATCATCCTTCCCAGTGTCATGTGGGTCTTCAGCTGCCTGATATGGACCCTGGTCTGGTTTGCTGTTCTCGCTCTCCATGTTGTCTGTATCCTGAAAGCATTGCGTGGGGAACGTCTGATGATTCCGCAGCTCAGCCAGCTGGCTGACCGGTTTTAACTGCATTACAGTGGTTTTTGACCCGTTCTTCAAATCGCGGTGACCCAGATGGAGGTTTCATGATTCAAGGTGTCGAAATAAAGAAACTGGCCAAACATTGCGATGAACGCGGTTTCCTTATGGAAATCCTCCGTTCCGACGATCCGATCTTTCAAAACTTTTCCATGACCTATGTCTCCATGAACTATCCCGGTGTCATACGGGCATGGCACTACCATCGCCTGCAGGATGACCATTTTTGTGTTCTCTCCGGCATGTGTAAGGTCGTTCTCTACGATGGAAGAGAAGATTCAGGCACCTGTGGAGAAATTAATGAATTTTTCATGGGAGAAGATAACCCCATCCTGGTAAAGATTCCTGTCGGTGTCCTGCACGGGTATAAGACATCCGGAGTAAAGCCGTCCTTTCTTCTCAACTTTCCCACCCGTCTATACAACTATAAGGAACCGGATGAATACAGGGTTCCCTACGATGATCCTTCCATTCCCTATTCCTGGGAGATCAAGATAACCTGATCCGTGGCGGAACAATACCTGTATACCGGCTCTCTTCAGACAATGCCCGTTCCCGAGGCTCTGGCCACGATTGAGCGCTACAGGGTCCCCGGTGTCGTTTCCGTGTTGCAGGGTGAAATCGAAAAGAAAATCTTCATCAAAAATGGAATGATTCATTTCGCCACCTCCAATGTCGAGGACGACCGGCTTGGCGAGTATCTACTCTATCGGGGAATTATTACGCAGGATCAATACGACGAATCGGTACGGCAGCTCAAGGCGGGAAAGGGGCGTCAGGGAAACATTCTGGTTTCCATGGGTGCCATCACGCCAAAGGATCTCTATGTCCGCATACGGGAACAGGTTCGTGATATCGTGTTCAGCGTATTTGCCTGGAAAGAGGGAACACTGAACTTTTATGTCGGGCTGTACAAGGATGAAGAGCTCATCAAACTGAATATCTCCATACGGAAGGCGATCCTTGAGGGGATTAAAACGGTAAAAGATGCCCGTTTTCTGATCTCCCGCCTGGGTATGAAAACCACCCTCTTTGCGAAAGTGAACCATCCAGAGGACGAAAAATCCCTGGATCTTTCCCCTAAGGAACTGGAACTCCTGGGACTTATTGATGGAAAAAGGCCTCTGGTGACTCTTGTCACCAAGGGTCCCATGGAGCCGGAAGAAAACGCCAAGGTTCTCTATGCCTTTCTTTGCCTCAGGATGATTGAAAGGGTAAAGGAAAAGGGCATCATTAAAATCCAGGTTAAATCCTGATCACGAGGTAAGCCATGCCCCTCTATGAATTTCGATGTACGGCCTGTCAGGCGGAAATTGAAGTGCTGCTGAGTATCAGCGATCCCTATCCCGATACCTGCGAACGTTGTGGCGGAACACTGGTGAAAAAGATCAATGCGCCTGCTATCCAGTTCAAGGGTAGCGGCTGGTATATCACGGATTATGCTCGAAAATCATCTACTCCTGCCGGAAAATCAAGTTCCGAATCGACTGAAGCAAAGAGTGATCCAAAAAGCGCGGATCCTCCGAAAAGTACTTCAGATTCGTAAAGAGCCATCCCAGGGGATACCCGGCGTCGTATCTGGTACCCTCGAAGATCACACCCACAACTCCTGTATCTGAAATTAACCTTGCAATGGCGTCGGTCAGCTGAATCTCTCCTCCAGCGCCAGGCGGCAAATCTTCCAGGGCGGGAAAAATCTCCGGGGGAAGGATGTATCGTCCAATAACGGCAAGATCCGAAGGCGCATCTTCGGGTTTTGGTTTTTCCACCATGGAGCGGACACGAAAGATGCCCGGCTTCACCTCTTCCCCATCGATTACCCCGTAGCGGGAAATCTGATCGATGGGTACGCGCTCCAATGCAAGGACAGCTCCGCCAAATTCGTTGTGAATGGCAGCCATCTGAGCCATGCAGGGAGTTTGGGAAAAGACCAGGTCATCGGGAAGGAGGACGGCAAAGGGGGAAGATTCGGAAAAGTTCCGTGCCTGATAGACGGCATCTCCCAGGCCCCGGGCTTCCTTTTGAATGACCTGACCCACCTGCAGCTTTCTGCAGAGCGCCAGCCATGAATCCATAATTTCCATCCGTCCACGAGACTGCAGAAAAGCTGTCAGATCGGCATCCTCCCGGAAATAGTCCGGGATTGTTTCCTTTCCTTTCGAAATCACAAAGAGGAGTTCCTCCATCCCGCTGGAAACCGCTTCCTCTACGACATGGTGAATCAGGGGAAGGTCACCTACCGGAAGAAGTTCCTTTGGGATAGTTTTCGTTGTCGGAAGCCAGCGAGTTCCCCAACCCGCGACGGGAAAAACCGCTTTATGGACCGTATGTCTTTTCACGGGGGACTCCTTTGATTGTAATTTTATTGCCCGGTTTCAGCTTCCAATCCTGTGCCTTTCCCCCGTCGATTTCCAGCACCATGCAGGCAGGAACCTGCGGCTCGTACAGCTCACAGGGCTCATGACGACAGGGAAGCAGGTTTTCCTCTATGGCCAGAATGGTTCCATCCCTGTCCAGCCAGAGAAGATCGAGAGGAAAGAAACAATTCTTCATCCAGAAGGAATGGGGTTCACAATGGTTGAAGAGGAATAGCATTCCGGTGTCGGGGGCCAGGGATTCCCTGAACATTAAACCGTAGGATCGTTCTTCATCCGTGATTGCGAGTTCCACAGTCAGAATATGGCCGGAGGGTAGAATGACATGAGGACCGGACGGTTCTCCCTGTGCCGGGATGGAGAGGGCCGTCCAGATCATCAGTACAGCCAGTCCACTATCGAATATCATACTTCCCCACAAGGTATCGAAAAGACCTTGGAGTCATCTTCAAAAGTCGTGCGGCCTCGGTCTGATTCCCCTCCGCGGTCTGAAGGGCTTTGCGCATGATGTTTTTTGTGATGGAATCGATGAGATCCTTGAAGTCGAGACCGTCTTCCGGTATCTCGAAATCAAATGTGTCAGGGATGGACTTTGCACGAAGATGATCGGGCAGACTCGAGGGTTGAATGGTACGCTCCGTCACGAGGGCCACGATTCGCTCCAGAATGTTCTCAAGTTCCCGAACATTTCCCGGCCACGGATACTGTTCAAGGATTCGCATAGCCTCGGCCGTAATGTTTTTTGTCGGCATGTCCAGCTCT
The window above is part of the Thermoanaerobaculia bacterium genome. Proteins encoded here:
- a CDS encoding zinc ribbon domain-containing protein, with translation MPLYEFRCTACQAEIEVLLSISDPYPDTCERCGGTLVKKINAPAIQFKGSGWYITDYARKSSTPAGKSSSESTEAKSDPKSADPPKSTSDS
- a CDS encoding lactate utilization protein B codes for the protein MNKTRHALERALCDPDLAGKVDRATGITLRKRETLIRDSYPDWESLRESASEIRSRSVALLPDLVRIFTASVEAGGGNITIVEDYDELCRVVEEILRPYRDRPIVKGKSMLTEETGLRDFLGMRGYEVVETDLGEFIIQLLDQSPSHITAPAIHLSRHDISRIFRERLGGPDTTDPQILTRFARTVLRKKFLKAQAGITGANFLVAESGTVVLLENEANIRLSSTLPDVVISIAGVEKLIERTTNLSPLLKLLPASATAQIQNCYTSFLPPDPRRHIVLLAGKRMSLREDPVGSEILKCIRCGACLNTCPVFRLVGGHGYGTVYSGPMGAILTPLLSPEHRSLPYMSSLCGACTDICPVHIPLHRLLLELRSRSRKDFLSSSLFTLFRAGANPRAYGMGTSIFRKLPNTIRRRLLGPWTRKRGTFPVSPESFREKWRRRKRERNHA
- a CDS encoding LUD domain-containing protein, with the protein product MREALERVQAEVFSFADIPSIVNFLSSLPSPYLIAEELKSILPWTHTLRPPALHPQEARTGLSLARLGVKTTGTLLVPGTDTASLLPETSVILLPKERIVDALDDLVLYVAQHAREHLVAISGPSRTADIEKTLVLGAHGPERLIVLLLDQYP
- a CDS encoding alkaline phosphatase family protein — translated: MKRILIIGLAVVVLSVLGWLSVSRIPDGHVGVSGDRIFHPGLHVHAPWTNPRLFPSELQSIDRDLSILSKEGAQTRVHVLVEYRWDIDRLMEIPVLPDSVESVIVALPDSLNQARTAPEIPSTVHAALSGRLSALPIDGLLIEVSGSEEVPPGIRKAVHPTGTKILLIGLDGLDWVLLDRLAAEGKLPTFSSFKQGSAWCDLRSFEPVLSPLIWTSIASSRYPEDHGILDFVTKDPNTGTDVPITSSFRKTQTFWTILSALGLRVNVVGWWATFPAEKINGIMVSERLFYQLFGMEGGRDVEGNVYPGNLEGHYADMVRKAEDVDYDTVHRFIDISREEFDRAWEVGLKSEDRYSNRINHLRHILATTRSTFEIFSDVLKRGPWDLSAVYLEGTDTIGHRFGHYLDPKLSWTKTEDHLKFHRAMEEYYIYVDELVGRMLKELPDDTTVIITADHGFYTGKARPSIPPDDFALGAPRWHRMTGVFMIKGPGIRKEYFTDADIYDILPSIFTLLGFPCSDEFVGKPMSQIFTESIPAAAMIPTYETLPAPWKEHQGPVVPDEDRIKELAALGYLSPGQRMQGGEGSPEKPAEAESFTQLYNQAAAALERGDREVARSSYKKSVELNPGFGLGYFGLARMEAQDGRHLEAYHLLKKAFEVGKLLPDEALYHLVEEGALTGNLQDSFDFLLSLEAKYGREAGLYSALGMALLKGHREEDAADLFRQALAINPTEPVAVEELIAYHKRRGETDQVQRLLATILKRSEGSLESLEKISAVALRQGEPGTAEIAARKVLQSDPGNGEARANLAAALAMLGRYEESLEYFARALPVRPRDAMLRFNYGAALASLGRNREAIQQIESAEQMGLKNPSIYKALGMIRFRLGDKTGAKTALLQSLDLDPNQPDVREMVTELK
- a CDS encoding dTDP-4-dehydrorhamnose 3,5-epimerase family protein, with translation MIQGVEIKKLAKHCDERGFLMEILRSDDPIFQNFSMTYVSMNYPGVIRAWHYHRLQDDHFCVLSGMCKVVLYDGREDSGTCGEINEFFMGEDNPILVKIPVGVLHGYKTSGVKPSFLLNFPTRLYNYKEPDEYRVPYDDPSIPYSWEIKIT
- a CDS encoding UTP--glucose-1-phosphate uridylyltransferase produces the protein MKRHTVHKAVFPVAGWGTRWLPTTKTIPKELLPVGDLPLIHHVVEEAVSSGMEELLFVISKGKETIPDYFREDADLTAFLQSRGRMEIMDSWLALCRKLQVGQVIQKEARGLGDAVYQARNFSESSPFAVLLPDDLVFSQTPCMAQMAAIHNEFGGAVLALERVPIDQISRYGVIDGEEVKPGIFRVRSMVEKPKPEDAPSDLAVIGRYILPPEIFPALEDLPPGAGGEIQLTDAIARLISDTGVVGVIFEGTRYDAGYPLGWLFTNLKYFSEDPRFLDHSLLQSIRNLIFRQE
- a CDS encoding DUF192 domain-containing protein, with the translated sequence MIFDSGLAVLMIWTALSIPAQGEPSGPHVILPSGHILTVELAITDEERSYGLMFRESLAPDTGMLFLFNHCEPHSFWMKNCFFPLDLLWLDRDGTILAIEENLLPCRHEPCELYEPQVPACMVLEIDGGKAQDWKLKPGNKITIKGVPREKTYGP
- a CDS encoding (Fe-S)-binding protein is translated as MKRIALFIPCLIDLSMPDTGLHMADLLEHAGFTVVCPENQTCCGQPAFNTGFREEGLPYARHFLEIFEREAVDAIVSPSGSCTAMVKIHYGELSLTQCERESWNRLRDHIYEFCEFFSEFAPLEQFTFQGAEKILFHDPCHLLRELGVEEAPRRLLARVAGIDLFPSPPARCCGFGGTFSVKYPDLSVKMTDTRLDELLQNRDVDTLLTADPSCLIQIRGRARERGLSIQCEHIIDFLHRCWVHE
- a CDS encoding DUF4388 domain-containing protein, translated to MAEQYLYTGSLQTMPVPEALATIERYRVPGVVSVLQGEIEKKIFIKNGMIHFATSNVEDDRLGEYLLYRGIITQDQYDESVRQLKAGKGRQGNILVSMGAITPKDLYVRIREQVRDIVFSVFAWKEGTLNFYVGLYKDEELIKLNISIRKAILEGIKTVKDARFLISRLGMKTTLFAKVNHPEDEKSLDLSPKELELLGLIDGKRPLVTLVTKGPMEPEENAKVLYAFLCLRMIERVKEKGIIKIQVKS